A portion of the Bdellovibrio bacteriovorus genome contains these proteins:
- a CDS encoding response regulator transcription factor, producing the protein MQKNILLVDDNEDFAAYFISKFSYLGKLVHTKSHSDATQLIKENPWDLVFLDHTLDNDKTCFDLIPLVRTSHPRSHVLIVTGNADKAMAIRAANSGVSGFLEKPILEDELTRRLQEIGWFDSRFHLDDKSRELFVGDKVYHLTQVEYVVLRRLLDRKNQLVTRADLEQDIWNGRHVAKNALDTHLYNLKKKIPELKNCLSSVHGTGYLLKVQ; encoded by the coding sequence ATGCAAAAAAACATTCTTCTTGTCGACGATAATGAAGACTTCGCAGCATACTTCATTTCTAAATTTTCATATTTAGGAAAATTAGTTCATACGAAATCTCATTCGGACGCGACCCAACTTATTAAAGAAAATCCGTGGGATTTAGTTTTCTTAGATCATACGTTAGATAATGACAAAACTTGTTTCGATCTTATTCCCTTGGTTCGCACCTCCCATCCCCGCAGTCATGTTTTAATCGTCACAGGTAACGCGGATAAGGCCATGGCGATTCGTGCCGCTAATTCCGGGGTCAGTGGCTTCCTAGAAAAACCTATCTTAGAAGACGAGCTTACGCGCCGTTTGCAAGAAATCGGTTGGTTTGACTCAAGATTTCATCTTGATGATAAAAGTCGTGAGCTCTTTGTGGGGGATAAAGTCTATCATCTCACTCAAGTAGAATACGTTGTTTTAAGACGACTTTTAGATCGCAAAAATCAGCTAGTGACTCGCGCTGACTTAGAACAAGATATTTGGAATGGCCGTCATGTGGCGAAGAATGCTTTAGATACCCATCTGTATAATCTGAAGAAGAAGATTCCTGAACTTAAGAATTGTCTGTCTTCCGTGCACGGCACGGGCTATCTTTTAAAAGTTCAATAA
- a CDS encoding EamA family transporter, whose product MLRSVLLLLLAMFSIQYGASLAKQLFPVLGAAGTTTLRVLFSAIVLTVMARPWKTKIPIKSWQVIALYGLSLGSMNLLFYMALQKIPLGIAVALEFVGPLGVSLYYSRKKIDLLWIGLALLGIIVLIPFDMTSAHALNLKGIALALAAGFFWGLYIIFGRKAAQAGPGLTVTAWGMWFAVLAVTPWGVSWDSEKISNISLWPVALAVALLSSTIPYALEMQALKKIPAKTFGVMMSMEPAIATLIGFIFLQEMLTGLQWVAVASVAIASAGSARSSQQNSK is encoded by the coding sequence ATGCTCAGATCAGTCTTGCTTTTGCTTCTTGCGATGTTCTCAATTCAATACGGAGCTTCTTTAGCAAAGCAACTTTTCCCAGTCTTAGGGGCGGCGGGAACCACAACATTGCGGGTTTTGTTTTCCGCGATCGTGTTAACCGTGATGGCTCGCCCTTGGAAAACCAAAATCCCTATAAAAAGCTGGCAAGTCATCGCGCTGTATGGATTAAGCCTAGGAAGCATGAATTTGCTCTTCTATATGGCGCTTCAAAAAATTCCGTTGGGTATTGCCGTGGCTTTAGAGTTTGTGGGCCCTTTGGGTGTATCCCTTTATTATTCACGAAAAAAAATCGATCTGTTATGGATTGGTTTGGCCTTGCTGGGAATCATCGTACTGATTCCGTTTGATATGACTTCGGCGCATGCTTTGAATTTAAAAGGAATTGCTTTGGCTTTGGCGGCAGGATTTTTCTGGGGATTGTATATCATCTTCGGTCGTAAAGCCGCACAGGCCGGGCCCGGGTTGACTGTGACCGCTTGGGGTATGTGGTTTGCGGTGTTAGCCGTTACGCCTTGGGGAGTATCTTGGGACAGCGAGAAAATATCCAACATCAGTTTATGGCCGGTCGCTTTGGCTGTGGCCTTGCTTTCAAGTACGATCCCTTATGCTTTAGAAATGCAGGCACTTAAAAAAATCCCTGCGAAAACATTTGGCGTGATGATGAGTATGGAGCCTGCGATCGCAACTTTAATTGGATTTATATTTTTACAAGAGATGTTAACAGGTCTGCAGTGGGTGGCGGTAGCGAGTGTCGCTATTGCGAGCGCAGGGAGCGCTCGCAGCAGTCAGCAAAATTCGAAATAG
- a CDS encoding ABC transporter permease — MEYILLVSAFALATLRLATPLIFAAMGGLMSERSGVINLALEGFMLMGAFTGAVVGYYFESAWAGWFAAGAVGLMIGLLYAFFVIALKAEQVITGMAFNLLVMGLIPFLTKILFNSTGSTPSLLVDDRFTFEPTIMAIAMVGLIAWWLYKTRSGLWVLFAGEHPEALATSGVSPAKVRWMAVTLSGFIAAWGGASLSLFLASSYSPMMTSGRGYMALAALIFGKWKPIPALMACLFFAFVDALQMRLQGLHIGSFEVPVQFIQILPYVVTVVALAGFIGKSQAPKALGQELH, encoded by the coding sequence ATGGAATATATTCTTTTAGTTTCCGCTTTTGCCTTAGCGACTTTGCGTTTAGCGACTCCTTTGATTTTTGCCGCCATGGGTGGATTGATGAGCGAACGCTCCGGCGTTATCAACTTAGCCTTGGAAGGCTTCATGTTGATGGGCGCTTTTACAGGTGCAGTTGTTGGATACTATTTTGAATCTGCTTGGGCTGGTTGGTTTGCCGCGGGCGCCGTGGGCTTGATGATTGGTTTGCTTTACGCTTTCTTTGTTATTGCTCTTAAAGCAGAGCAGGTCATCACGGGCATGGCTTTCAATCTTTTAGTCATGGGATTGATTCCGTTTTTAACGAAAATCTTGTTTAATTCGACAGGCTCAACACCATCGCTTTTGGTGGATGATCGCTTCACGTTTGAACCAACGATTATGGCCATCGCCATGGTAGGATTGATCGCGTGGTGGCTTTATAAAACTCGTTCTGGCTTGTGGGTTTTATTTGCAGGCGAACATCCTGAAGCGCTAGCGACCAGTGGAGTGTCACCGGCGAAAGTGCGTTGGATGGCCGTGACTCTGAGTGGTTTTATCGCCGCTTGGGGTGGCGCAAGTTTATCTTTATTCTTAGCCTCTTCGTATTCACCGATGATGACCAGCGGTCGCGGTTATATGGCATTAGCGGCCTTGATATTTGGTAAATGGAAGCCGATCCCGGCATTGATGGCGTGTTTATTTTTTGCGTTTGTTGATGCTTTGCAAATGCGCTTGCAGGGCTTGCATATCGGATCGTTTGAGGTCCCTGTCCAATTTATTCAAATTTTACCTTATGTTGTTACGGTTGTGGCCTTAGCGGGCTTTATCGGAAAAAGCCAGGCGCCGAAAGCATTGGGACAAGAGCTGCATTAG
- a CDS encoding ABC transporter permease — MKRIFGFLLGLTLALLLTLFAGENPINIFMVLLRSAFGSTYDLGITLSYTTPLLFCGLSVAIAFHAGLFNIGAEGQLTMAVVTAAAIGVLFPNVPFPLAPLFAFFAAILVSGFWGWIVGMLRAYRGSHEVIITIMMNFIAAGLASWFTLHIIPSSDSQNPESAMVAPQYMFKDYDLIARFFPDTPANASLGVALVTAVLLWVFLWKTSWGYELRAAGTNPDAAHRAGISEKRWQIMAMAMAGALAGGVALSEVLGSAGQYRIGFSPDYGFIGIAVALMANNNPLGIIISAFLMGALHKGATDLDLETTTITRDFSRILQALIILGVTAQGYWAWIKHKRKKQ, encoded by the coding sequence ATGAAACGTATATTCGGTTTCCTTTTAGGACTAACCCTGGCTTTGTTACTGACTTTATTTGCGGGTGAAAATCCGATTAATATCTTTATGGTTTTACTTCGTAGTGCCTTTGGATCAACTTATGATCTGGGGATTACGCTTTCTTACACGACTCCTTTGTTGTTTTGTGGTCTTTCCGTGGCGATCGCCTTCCATGCGGGATTATTTAATATCGGGGCTGAAGGACAGCTGACCATGGCGGTTGTGACTGCGGCGGCTATCGGGGTTTTATTTCCGAATGTTCCGTTTCCTTTGGCTCCCCTGTTCGCATTTTTTGCCGCCATCTTAGTTTCGGGCTTTTGGGGTTGGATTGTCGGCATGTTGCGCGCTTATCGCGGCAGTCATGAAGTCATCATCACGATCATGATGAACTTTATCGCCGCCGGTTTAGCAAGCTGGTTTACTTTGCACATCATTCCAAGTTCAGATTCGCAGAATCCAGAATCAGCCATGGTTGCTCCACAATACATGTTTAAAGATTATGATTTAATTGCGCGCTTCTTTCCCGACACTCCGGCTAATGCCTCACTGGGGGTTGCTTTGGTGACAGCGGTGCTGTTGTGGGTTTTCTTGTGGAAAACCTCTTGGGGTTATGAGTTGCGGGCCGCGGGAACAAATCCAGATGCGGCTCATCGTGCAGGGATTTCAGAAAAGCGTTGGCAGATCATGGCCATGGCCATGGCCGGGGCCTTAGCCGGCGGCGTCGCACTTTCAGAAGTTTTAGGTAGCGCCGGACAATATCGTATCGGATTTTCACCTGACTACGGCTTTATCGGGATTGCGGTGGCGCTGATGGCGAACAACAACCCGTTGGGAATTATTATTTCGGCGTTTTTGATGGGCGCGCTTCATAAGGGAGCGACCGACCTTGATTTAGAGACAACGACCATCACTCGAGATTTTTCGCGCATCCTGCAAGCTTTGATCATCTTAGGTGTGACTGCCCAAGGATACTGGGCTTGGATTAAGCACAAAAGGAAGAAGCAATAA
- a CDS encoding ABC transporter ATP-binding protein translates to MSETAIEFRNIAKSFGPVKANHNISFAVPRGSIHAIVGENGAGKSTAMKILFGLYQPDEGRFFIRGKEVQFNSPMDAMAEGVGMVHQHFMLAGSLTALDNILLMQKGSPFQRLPRKEQKQKLEELAKRYGMILNLESKVEDLSVGEQQRLEILKILSQDSEIIILDEPTAVLTPQEVQDLFKNLRLLKAEGKTILIITHKLKEVIAISDNVTVFRTGTVVANRKTAEVQSDSLAELMVGRLLQKNEERKTAIDDKVLLSLTNVSANIGNRKLQNVNLQIRAKEIVGVAGVEGNGQDVLMRVLLDRHSLKKGCWSGDIQQKGSLESFPEDRLRFGVLPTKTAVENFILGHHRRTPFYKNGFISDSAALAETEKAMKEFDVRPLKPRQTFSQFSGGNQQKLVVARALWPNPDIVIAAQPTRGVDIGAIEFIHGKLRAQRDQGSGVLLISSELDELMTLADRIVVIYHGELIKEFTRAEFNEIALGAAMGGCR, encoded by the coding sequence ATGTCTGAAACTGCGATTGAATTTCGAAATATCGCCAAGTCCTTCGGTCCCGTTAAAGCAAATCATAATATCTCTTTCGCTGTCCCCCGGGGCAGCATCCATGCCATCGTCGGGGAAAACGGCGCTGGCAAATCCACTGCGATGAAAATTCTTTTTGGCCTTTATCAACCCGATGAAGGCCGGTTTTTTATCCGCGGTAAAGAAGTGCAATTTAATTCACCGATGGATGCCATGGCTGAAGGTGTGGGCATGGTCCATCAGCATTTTATGCTCGCAGGGTCTTTGACGGCGCTTGATAATATCTTGCTGATGCAAAAAGGCAGTCCTTTTCAAAGGCTTCCACGCAAAGAGCAGAAGCAAAAGCTAGAAGAACTGGCAAAACGTTACGGCATGATCTTAAACCTTGAATCAAAGGTCGAAGATCTATCTGTGGGCGAACAACAGCGTTTAGAGATTCTAAAAATCCTTTCTCAAGATTCAGAGATCATTATCTTAGATGAGCCCACGGCCGTCTTAACTCCCCAAGAAGTTCAAGATTTGTTTAAAAATCTGCGTTTGTTAAAAGCCGAAGGTAAAACGATCCTAATTATCACCCACAAACTTAAAGAGGTGATCGCCATCAGTGATAACGTGACTGTCTTCCGCACGGGCACGGTGGTCGCCAATCGCAAAACAGCGGAAGTCCAATCTGACTCCCTGGCGGAATTGATGGTCGGTCGTTTATTGCAAAAAAATGAAGAACGTAAAACGGCGATTGATGACAAAGTTCTTCTGTCGTTGACGAATGTTTCAGCCAACATCGGCAATCGCAAACTGCAAAACGTAAACTTACAAATCCGCGCTAAAGAGATCGTCGGTGTCGCGGGTGTTGAGGGCAATGGCCAAGATGTTTTAATGCGCGTTCTTTTAGATCGTCATTCGCTAAAAAAAGGCTGCTGGAGTGGTGATATCCAGCAAAAAGGATCTTTAGAGTCCTTCCCCGAAGACCGTTTGCGTTTCGGGGTTTTGCCGACAAAAACGGCGGTGGAAAATTTCATCCTAGGTCATCATCGTCGAACTCCTTTTTATAAGAATGGATTTATTTCTGACTCGGCGGCATTAGCGGAAACAGAAAAAGCGATGAAAGAATTTGACGTCCGTCCGTTAAAGCCGCGCCAAACTTTTTCCCAATTTTCAGGCGGCAACCAACAGAAACTTGTAGTCGCTAGAGCCCTTTGGCCAAATCCCGATATCGTGATCGCCGCTCAGCCTACGCGTGGTGTGGATATCGGGGCGATTGAATTCATTCATGGGAAACTTCGGGCCCAACGTGATCAAGGTTCAGGAGTTTTATTGATCTCCTCTGAACTTGACGAACTCATGACACTCGCAGATCGCATCGTCGTGATATACCACGGGGAATTAATCAAAGAATTTACGCGTGCGGAATTTAATGAAATCGCCTTGGGTGCCGCTATGGGAGGATGCCGATGA
- a CDS encoding BMP family lipoprotein: MMLFSIFSYAEALKVALVLDKGGKDDKSFNAAAYAGATRAEKDLKIDLKYVEATDTNAVENLHRSFARKNFDLIIGIGFAQKEAVRKVAAQFPKMKFALIDGEVTAPNVRSLLFEEHEGSFLVGALAAMKSKNNTVGFVGGMDIPLIRRFAMGYAAGAKHVNPNIKVIENYVGVTGEAWNNPAKAKELALSQFSQKADVIFVAAGASGTGVFDAAEEKKIYAIGVDSNQNWIKPGVILTSMLKSVDVAVYDTIKETQAGKFSGGISRFGLKNNGVDYTLDKYNEKLITPEMKKKVDDLKKQIVDGKITVPDYYKKK, from the coding sequence ATGATGTTATTCAGCATTTTTTCGTACGCCGAAGCACTTAAAGTCGCTCTGGTGTTAGATAAAGGAGGCAAGGACGATAAGTCTTTTAATGCCGCCGCTTATGCGGGAGCAACCCGCGCCGAAAAAGATCTGAAAATCGATCTTAAATACGTTGAAGCCACCGACACCAATGCTGTCGAAAATCTACATCGCTCTTTTGCTCGTAAAAACTTTGATCTGATTATCGGAATTGGTTTTGCACAAAAAGAAGCGGTTCGCAAAGTGGCCGCTCAATTTCCCAAGATGAAATTTGCACTTATCGACGGTGAAGTGACAGCACCCAATGTTCGCTCTTTGTTATTTGAAGAGCATGAAGGCTCTTTCCTTGTCGGTGCTCTTGCTGCGATGAAATCAAAAAACAATACTGTGGGTTTTGTCGGCGGAATGGATATTCCTTTGATCCGTCGCTTTGCGATGGGTTATGCCGCTGGCGCAAAACACGTAAATCCAAATATTAAGGTCATTGAAAATTATGTTGGCGTTACGGGCGAAGCTTGGAATAACCCAGCAAAAGCTAAAGAACTTGCGCTTTCACAGTTCTCTCAAAAAGCGGATGTGATCTTTGTCGCAGCGGGCGCTTCGGGCACCGGGGTATTTGATGCGGCTGAAGAAAAGAAAATCTACGCGATCGGTGTGGATTCAAATCAGAACTGGATCAAACCAGGCGTGATTTTAACAAGCATGTTGAAATCGGTGGATGTGGCGGTTTACGACACTATCAAAGAAACTCAAGCGGGCAAATTTTCGGGTGGCATTTCACGCTTTGGCCTTAAAAACAATGGCGTTGATTATACCTTAGATAAATACAACGAAAAGTTGATCACTCCAGAGATGAAAAAGAAAGTTGATGATCTGAAAAAACAGATCGTTGATGGCAAAATCACTGTCCCTGACTATTACAAAAAGAAATAA
- a CDS encoding Crp/Fnr family transcriptional regulator: protein MESQTILNGGVNSLGFMGGQNITVPSTSNVPYEVIHVKEEEMIFKEGELSRGLYYVQSGCVKVVVNRSHARGRTTTNEYVTKLVSPGEYFGYKSLVKGSMTQSHAKAVKSTVLWLYPRELIQVAMNQASPLLKLLLNQAVGDLESFENISQLHYLASVQERIAYQLVLLADKFGVQTPNGISLNLKLTRNEFAQLASTINESLSRHLTEFKNEGLIDLNGKEIIIKNKDGLMKRSGNF, encoded by the coding sequence ATGGAATCTCAAACAATCTTAAACGGCGGAGTCAATTCACTAGGTTTCATGGGCGGTCAAAATATCACTGTTCCAAGTACCTCAAACGTCCCTTACGAAGTCATCCATGTAAAAGAAGAAGAGATGATCTTTAAAGAGGGCGAGTTGTCTCGCGGCCTTTATTATGTTCAATCGGGATGTGTTAAAGTTGTAGTAAATCGCTCACATGCACGTGGACGCACCACAACAAACGAATACGTCACTAAATTAGTCTCTCCTGGAGAATACTTTGGTTACAAATCCCTAGTAAAAGGCTCAATGACTCAAAGTCATGCAAAAGCCGTCAAATCAACGGTGTTGTGGTTGTACCCACGCGAGTTGATCCAAGTGGCGATGAACCAAGCAAGCCCATTGCTTAAACTTTTGTTGAATCAAGCCGTTGGTGACTTGGAATCGTTTGAAAACATCAGCCAGTTACATTATTTGGCTTCTGTTCAAGAGCGTATCGCTTATCAGTTAGTACTGTTGGCAGATAAATTCGGCGTACAAACTCCGAATGGCATTTCTTTGAACCTGAAGCTGACACGCAATGAATTTGCTCAGCTTGCAAGCACGATCAATGAATCATTGTCTCGTCACTTAACAGAGTTCAAAAATGAAGGTCTTATTGATCTTAACGGTAAAGAGATCATCATCAAAAATAAAGATGGTTTGATGAAACGCTCTGGGAACTTCTAG
- a CDS encoding serine hydrolase domain-containing protein, whose amino-acid sequence MRKFLDRLIAGLLSMWVVLQFVSFPTEIKKVPAANLAAEIQDTWKRLKEKNLLHGSLLITQGDRVVFSDGPLDLQYSIASVSKSFVGARFTELEKSGLDLNAPVCQWLKNFCKGRLAHITIEHLLNHQAGFGRDLSFLQFAKRTVNTSWTIQDIDIQKLDDSYLHSDPGSKMQYSNFGYLVLSRLLEIIEQKSFSVIIQDLARRAHLHKTSTVQRGDVLPIYILMPFSRWGFAWNIENSVYHAAGAGGLKSSVQDLIQWIDFSYRNSDQDYARGWVRTKKQSYKAYWHNGATFGSYTLIAVLPDENIRVALSIDNFKFTKQWSEMAEQFEQHFY is encoded by the coding sequence ATGCGTAAATTTTTAGACCGACTTATTGCGGGCTTATTGAGCATGTGGGTCGTTTTGCAGTTTGTGTCTTTTCCGACAGAAATCAAAAAGGTCCCTGCCGCAAATTTAGCTGCCGAAATTCAGGACACCTGGAAAAGATTGAAAGAAAAAAATCTTCTTCACGGAAGTCTTTTGATCACCCAAGGGGACCGCGTGGTTTTCTCTGACGGACCCTTAGATCTGCAGTACTCTATTGCCAGTGTTTCTAAATCCTTTGTGGGCGCACGTTTTACAGAGTTAGAAAAATCAGGCTTAGATCTAAACGCACCCGTTTGCCAGTGGCTTAAAAACTTTTGCAAAGGACGACTGGCCCACATCACAATCGAGCACCTATTAAACCACCAAGCCGGATTTGGACGTGACTTAAGCTTTTTGCAATTTGCAAAGCGCACCGTAAATACAAGCTGGACTATTCAAGATATCGACATCCAAAAACTGGACGATAGTTATTTGCATTCAGATCCGGGAAGCAAAATGCAGTATTCGAATTTTGGTTATCTGGTTTTATCTCGATTGCTAGAGATTATCGAACAAAAAAGTTTTTCCGTCATCATCCAGGATCTTGCGCGCCGAGCGCACTTACACAAAACATCGACCGTGCAAAGAGGTGACGTCTTGCCCATTTATATCTTGATGCCGTTTTCACGATGGGGTTTCGCCTGGAATATTGAAAACTCCGTCTACCACGCTGCGGGTGCTGGCGGGCTTAAGTCTTCGGTGCAAGACCTTATCCAGTGGATTGATTTTTCATATCGCAACAGTGATCAAGACTATGCCCGCGGCTGGGTGCGCACCAAGAAGCAAAGCTATAAGGCGTACTGGCACAATGGCGCCACCTTTGGGTCATATACTTTGATCGCAGTTTTGCCTGATGAAAATATCCGTGTCGCGCTTTCCATCGATAATTTTAAATTCACCAAACAGTGGTCAGAAATGGCCGAACAATTTGAACAACACTTTTACTAA
- a CDS encoding HTTM domain-containing protein, whose protein sequence is MELIKILIRFYETLHVQVKSLQSLRWARRLVYAWMFVNYLILSSDGSYFYSKDSYIPTKNFTDLGLFEKVFNLLHWDILQSAYPVFLVAILIFSVLAFLEKWPRASALAVYFLMINLDNKAGVILDGGNNLMHLIGFYLIFVNPRKSQSAFSTTLTNLSVLMIKIQVTFVYATAGLLKVMGPLWNKGVALYYTMGVNEYGNPFLFKLLSENAAFLALMTLGTVLFQISLPYLIWLRPWRPYVVLAGTCLHLSISFVMGLFMFGFAMCVSYSFFSEDKEGV, encoded by the coding sequence ATGGAACTAATCAAAATACTTATCCGATTTTATGAAACTCTTCATGTGCAAGTTAAATCACTACAGTCCCTGCGTTGGGCCCGACGCTTGGTTTACGCATGGATGTTTGTGAATTATCTGATTCTTTCTAGTGATGGTTCTTATTTTTACTCAAAGGACTCTTACATTCCCACAAAAAACTTCACCGATTTAGGACTATTTGAAAAGGTCTTCAATCTATTACATTGGGATATCTTGCAGTCGGCCTATCCTGTTTTTCTTGTCGCGATTTTGATTTTTTCGGTCTTAGCTTTTTTAGAAAAATGGCCCCGCGCCTCTGCACTTGCCGTCTATTTCCTCATGATAAATCTGGATAATAAAGCTGGTGTTATCTTAGACGGCGGCAACAACTTAATGCATTTGATTGGGTTCTATCTGATCTTTGTAAACCCTCGCAAGTCTCAATCTGCATTTTCCACAACCTTGACCAATCTTTCAGTCTTGATGATCAAGATCCAGGTCACTTTCGTCTATGCCACGGCCGGTTTATTAAAGGTCATGGGGCCTTTATGGAACAAGGGTGTTGCTTTGTATTACACCATGGGAGTTAACGAATACGGCAATCCTTTCCTGTTCAAACTGCTTTCTGAAAATGCAGCTTTTTTAGCATTAATGACCTTGGGAACCGTCCTTTTTCAAATCTCTTTACCCTATCTTATTTGGCTTCGCCCATGGCGCCCTTATGTGGTGCTTGCAGGCACCTGTTTGCACTTATCTATTTCATTTGTGATGGGCCTTTTCATGTTCGGATTTGCGATGTGCGTAAGCTATTCGTTCTTTTCCGAAGATAAGGAAGGTGTCTAA
- a CDS encoding DUF5819 family protein has translation MNTYYLNAMKVTLLGILGIHLSMHVLYLAPANPATYQYSEMVDTYMNSFFSQNWHLFAPEPATSSLQLAYRCNNLQNWKLPIDGLLSEHKSWPITAKGKKTYVLQNLAREIYNAKLLQKEDAQIPELPLLKKFLHDQCGRYALSEVQIKRTFTTNYSQRFTAPKGSDEVYEFRMQQDGMVWN, from the coding sequence ATGAACACTTACTATTTAAATGCGATGAAGGTCACCTTGCTGGGAATTCTGGGGATTCACCTTAGCATGCACGTCCTATATTTAGCCCCTGCCAATCCCGCCACCTACCAATACTCGGAAATGGTGGACACCTACATGAACTCTTTCTTTTCACAAAACTGGCACCTGTTCGCACCCGAACCGGCCACCTCAAGCCTGCAGCTGGCTTATCGCTGCAATAATTTACAGAACTGGAAGCTACCGATTGATGGTCTTCTTTCTGAACACAAGTCATGGCCAATAACCGCAAAAGGAAAAAAAACCTATGTGCTGCAAAACCTTGCGCGTGAAATATATAACGCCAAACTTTTGCAGAAAGAAGACGCGCAGATTCCCGAGCTGCCTCTGTTAAAAAAGTTTTTGCATGACCAATGCGGTCGTTACGCCCTTTCTGAAGTGCAGATCAAACGCACTTTCACCACAAATTATTCACAACGTTTCACGGCCCCCAAGGGCTCTGACGAAGTTTATGAATTTAGAATGCAACAGGATGGAATGGTATGGAACTAA
- a CDS encoding YceI family protein, with amino-acid sequence MKKLVLSLITLASVSAVAKSIPAGTYSVDPAHSKIGFEIPHLVISSVEGRFSTFDGSVTIEDKLEKSKANLNVDVSSIDTNNKDRDDHLRSADFFDVAKNPKLTFVVKKISGTPEALKLTGDLTIKGKTKSVTLDAKYLGDVNDAYGNQKIAFTAEGKINRKDFGLSWNNVVEAGPVVGDEVTLKIKIQAGRPLAKK; translated from the coding sequence ATGAAGAAGCTTGTTTTATCTCTCATCACTTTGGCGAGCGTTTCCGCAGTGGCGAAATCTATCCCTGCTGGTACTTATTCCGTAGACCCAGCCCATTCTAAGATCGGTTTTGAGATTCCTCACTTAGTGATTTCCAGTGTGGAAGGTCGATTTTCAACCTTCGATGGCTCTGTCACCATCGAAGATAAATTAGAAAAATCCAAAGCTAACTTGAATGTCGACGTATCATCGATTGATACCAACAACAAAGACCGCGACGACCACTTGCGCAGTGCGGACTTCTTTGACGTCGCAAAAAATCCAAAGCTGACTTTCGTGGTAAAAAAAATCTCCGGCACACCTGAAGCTTTAAAGTTGACCGGCGACTTGACGATCAAAGGTAAAACGAAATCTGTAACCTTGGATGCCAAATACTTAGGTGACGTGAACGACGCTTACGGGAATCAAAAAATCGCTTTCACGGCCGAAGGTAAAATCAATCGCAAAGATTTCGGTTTAAGCTGGAACAACGTGGTCGAAGCCGGCCCCGTAGTTGGCGATGAAGTGACCTTAAAAATCAAAATCCAAGCCGGTAGACCACTAGCTAAAAAGTAA